In Candidatus Nanosynbacter lyticus, one genomic interval encodes:
- a CDS encoding histidine kinase N-terminal 7TM domain-containing protein, whose amino-acid sequence MDKFRTPKLYCFSPPVMLATLAIEIILAIHTVWRYKLTPVTRIVVALLVCLALFQWAEYNVCEGTVLFDSVGWAKLGYVAITMLPPLGIHLVYQISADKRRWIPVLGYVLAAVFIGYFLLAVNGVSAGVCLGNYVIFENQPGISEWYGLYYYGLLFMAIAYAYTRGKNAKKYIRRSLWSLIIGYVLFIVPTTFVNIIDPSTITGIPSIMCGFAVLMAVALAGKVLPEYTKQK is encoded by the coding sequence ATGGATAAATTCAGAACACCGAAGCTCTACTGTTTTTCACCGCCAGTGATGTTGGCAACCTTAGCTATTGAGATTATTTTAGCGATTCATACAGTGTGGCGTTACAAACTAACTCCCGTGACGAGGATCGTCGTGGCGCTACTCGTTTGTCTAGCACTGTTTCAATGGGCTGAATATAACGTTTGTGAAGGCACGGTGCTGTTTGATAGCGTGGGCTGGGCAAAGCTTGGCTACGTGGCGATCACCATGTTGCCACCTCTGGGTATTCATCTGGTCTATCAGATCTCTGCCGACAAACGACGCTGGATCCCAGTGCTGGGATACGTCCTAGCAGCTGTATTCATCGGTTACTTTTTGCTGGCCGTAAATGGCGTTAGTGCTGGCGTCTGTCTGGGAAACTATGTTATTTTTGAAAATCAGCCAGGCATCAGTGAGTGGTATGGGTTGTACTACTACGGCTTGTTGTTCATGGCGATTGCCTACGCCTATACTCGTGGTAAAAATGCCAAAAAGTATATTCGTCGCTCGCTGTGGTCATTGATTATTGGCTATGTATTGTTCATTGTACCAACGACGTTTGTCAATATCATTGATCCATCAACTATCACTGGCATCCCGTCGATTATGTGCGGTTTTGCGGTACTGATGGCAGTAGCTCTTGCCGGAAAAGTCTTGCCAGAATACACAAAGCAAAAATAG
- a CDS encoding glycosyltransferase family 2 protein gives MQVHVAIPHYNAPQALRSLLAQLTEQDFDSITVLDDHSTDQQKLQDLAREFPVVNFIFGEKNIGAGANRNRFLDMHKTGVVWFIDCDMRVETENVADMLRQKFAGENHIMLGSTILYNNGQPMAWNYGHEMHPQHDRQFTQVVQADHRQTLQQRGWDYPWIWGERVTVDRQVDWVAEGSFALLIDDFAKVGGYDAEFRYHEGQDLAHRLREAGVKIMATGDIVCTHLDIDVRGKARHREIEQSAKLFYQKYHIKTDQD, from the coding sequence ATGCAAGTTCACGTCGCCATCCCACACTATAACGCGCCTCAGGCTTTGAGGAGTCTTTTGGCGCAGCTGACAGAACAGGATTTTGATAGCATCACGGTGCTTGATGATCATTCCACCGACCAGCAAAAACTGCAAGATCTCGCCCGTGAATTTCCGGTAGTCAATTTTATCTTTGGTGAGAAAAATATTGGCGCAGGAGCCAATCGTAATCGTTTTTTGGATATGCATAAAACTGGCGTGGTATGGTTCATCGATTGTGACATGCGCGTTGAGACAGAGAATGTTGCCGATATGTTGCGCCAAAAGTTTGCTGGCGAAAATCATATCATGCTTGGCAGTACTATTCTCTACAACAACGGTCAGCCGATGGCCTGGAATTATGGCCATGAAATGCACCCGCAGCATGACCGGCAGTTTACACAGGTAGTCCAAGCAGATCATCGCCAAACATTACAGCAACGCGGCTGGGACTATCCATGGATTTGGGGCGAGCGAGTTACGGTGGATCGTCAAGTTGACTGGGTGGCTGAGGGGAGCTTCGCGCTGCTGATTGATGATTTTGCAAAGGTTGGTGGATATGACGCAGAGTTTCGCTATCACGAAGGGCAGGATTTAGCGCATCGACTGCGTGAGGCGGGTGTGAAGATTATGGCGACTGGAGATATCGTCTGTACACATCTGGACATTGACGTTCGCGGTAAGGCTCGCCACCGGGAGATTGAGCAGTCTGCCAAGCTGTTCTACCAGAAGTACCACATCAAGACCGACCAAGACTAG
- a CDS encoding nucleoside triphosphate pyrophosphohydrolase — protein MVRFYLQKLVRDRVVSNCLDDPEVLHTEYRELDSREFRRELVHKVHEEADEIPLGDKQRDESLKELADLQEVVDTLHQDFGFSTEQVQEEMARKKQKKGGFDNRHYIEYNDLVDGSKWVEIFRAQPDKYREEKADSEEQEFGD, from the coding sequence ATGGTCCGATTTTACTTACAAAAACTAGTGCGCGATAGAGTGGTGTCAAATTGTTTGGATGACCCAGAAGTGTTACATACGGAATACCGTGAATTGGACAGTCGGGAATTTCGCCGTGAGCTAGTGCATAAAGTTCATGAGGAGGCAGATGAGATTCCGCTGGGTGATAAACAGCGTGATGAATCACTCAAAGAGCTGGCTGATTTGCAAGAAGTTGTTGATACACTACACCAAGATTTTGGCTTTTCTACAGAGCAAGTCCAAGAGGAAATGGCGCGCAAAAAGCAGAAAAAGGGCGGCTTTGATAATCGGCACTATATTGAATATAACGACCTGGTCGATGGCAGTAAATGGGTAGAAATTTTCCGTGCCCAGCCAGATAAATATCGTGAAGAAAAAGCAGATAGTGAAGAACAGGAGTTCGGTGATTAG